Sequence from the Geoalkalibacter sp. genome:
AAGCGCGCCGCATTCTGCTGCGCTATCGCCGCCCGAAAACGCCCGTCGGCCTGGTCCGTCATGCCGGACGCGACCAGCAGCAGGCATGGGTGGAGCCGCTCGCTCGCTTCGACGACAGCGCGGTGGACATGAGCACCCTGGTGATCATCGGCAACAGCCGCACCTTCGTCGACGACCAAGGGCGCATGGTCACACCGAGGGGGTATGAACGTCGGTACCAGGTCGCCGGCGGCCAGTCCACTGATCAAACGCAGCAGGGCCCGTCCACGGCCAGGGCTCTTTTCATCGGCGGTACCAGCTCGGATGTGGGCAAAAGCATCATCGCCGCCGGGCTATGCCGGTTGTTTCGCCGCCGGGGGCTGTCCGTCGCGCCCTTCAAGGCGCAGAACATGGCCCTCAATTCGGCGGTGACCCCCGAGGGTGGCGAAATCGGTCGCGCCCAGGCCCTGCAGGCGGCGGCCTGCGGCCTTGCGCCGCACACCGACATGAACCCCCTCCTGCTCAAGCCCAATTCGGAGACCGGCTCCCAAGTCATCGTCCAGGGGCGCATGCTCGGCAACATGGGCGTGCGTGAGTATCATGCCTTCAAGGCCCAGGCTTTCGACCGCGTCAAGGAATCCTTCGCGCGCCTCGCCGCCGCCCATGAGCTGATCATCATGGAAGGCGCGGGCAGCATCGCCGAGATCAACCTGCGCGAGCATGACCTCACCAACCTCGGAGCCGCCGCCCTGGCCCAGGCGCCGGTGCTGCTGGTGGCCGACATCCATCGCGGCGGGGTCTTCGCCCAGGTGCTCGGCACCCTCGAATTGCTGCATCCCGAGGAACGAGCGCAAATCGCCGGTGTCATCATCAATCGCTTTCGCGGCGACGCAAGTCTGCTCGCGTCCGGCATCGCCGAAATCGAAGAGCGCACCGGCGTGCCGGTTCTCGGCGTCGTGCCCTGGATTGAGCTGCGCCTGCCCGAAGAGGATTCCATGGCCCTGGCGGGCAAAAAAAGCCAAGCCCGCGGCCGCGGCCTGCGCATCGCGGTGATCCGCCTGCCGCGCATCTCCAACTACACGGATTTCGACCCCCTGGAGCACGAAGCCGACGTCGATCTGGCTTATGTGAGTGAAGCGGGGTCTTTAGCGGAGTTCGATCTGGTGATTCTGCCCGGCAGCAAAAACACCCTGGAGGATCTCGCCTGGCTCCAGGCGCGCGGTCTCGCCGCGGAGATTCTCGCCTTTCACCAGGCGGGCGGGCGGGTGGTCGGCATCTGCGGCGGTTTTCAGATGCTCGGGACGCGCATCAGCGATCCCGGCGGGCTGGAATCCTCCCAGGGAGAAAGGACGGGGCTGGGCCTGCTCGACGTCGCCACCACCCTGCAGGGCGACAAGCAGACGCATCTGGCCGAGGCCCTGCCCTTGCCCACCGCGACAGCCCTTGGGTTTACGCCCGGCGAAGTCCTCGGCGGCTATGAAATTCACCTGGGACAATCGGTGCGC
This genomic interval carries:
- a CDS encoding cobyric acid synthase; translated protein: MGKLFVIGLGPGGMEHLTPAARAALGEAQVVVGYQTYMDLVMPLLEGKKLLVSGMRQEVERAGQALAEAARGQVVALISSGDAGIYGMAGLVLEMAQGRDVEIQVIPGVSAVQAAAAALGAPLMHDFAVISLSDLLTPWDLIRRRLDAAARADFVIALYNPRSHGRTTQLDEARRILLRYRRPKTPVGLVRHAGRDQQQAWVEPLARFDDSAVDMSTLVIIGNSRTFVDDQGRMVTPRGYERRYQVAGGQSTDQTQQGPSTARALFIGGTSSDVGKSIIAAGLCRLFRRRGLSVAPFKAQNMALNSAVTPEGGEIGRAQALQAAACGLAPHTDMNPLLLKPNSETGSQVIVQGRMLGNMGVREYHAFKAQAFDRVKESFARLAAAHELIIMEGAGSIAEINLREHDLTNLGAAALAQAPVLLVADIHRGGVFAQVLGTLELLHPEERAQIAGVIINRFRGDASLLASGIAEIEERTGVPVLGVVPWIELRLPEEDSMALAGKKSQARGRGLRIAVIRLPRISNYTDFDPLEHEADVDLAYVSEAGSLAEFDLVILPGSKNTLEDLAWLQARGLAAEILAFHQAGGRVVGICGGFQMLGTRISDPGGLESSQGERTGLGLLDVATTLQGDKQTHLAEALPLPTATALGFTPGEVLGGYEIHLGQSVRGAQTPALFRLRRRTDNQDIEDGARSADGRVWGTYLHGLFDNASARRALLGPLRKARGLSDPKDSASCLDAELDRLADHLAAHLDLARIDALLHPDLRENSSCLAG